A genomic segment from Geitlerinema sp. PCC 7407 encodes:
- a CDS encoding DUF2854 domain-containing protein, whose amino-acid sequence MLRQTSLGTLGLSVGGVLTITGFVAYFTGNATLNLAGFFYGIPLLLGGLALKAAEIKPVPYSQEPSAEALKLREQQATKIQNQLRKDVMRYRFGQPVHLDSSLENLGLSPSDEECPVLKGLREEVVDGAYALVLEFDSEHIPLSTWQEKEERIGKFFGPGIRAEVVSAGPDEVHVSLITLPEAIAVS is encoded by the coding sequence ATGTTACGCCAAACTTCTCTAGGTACCCTAGGCCTCAGTGTCGGGGGTGTTCTAACCATTACCGGTTTTGTTGCTTATTTCACGGGCAACGCCACCTTAAATCTGGCTGGTTTTTTCTACGGAATCCCTCTGCTGCTGGGGGGTCTAGCGCTCAAAGCTGCCGAAATCAAGCCGGTTCCCTACTCCCAAGAGCCCTCCGCCGAAGCCCTCAAGCTCCGAGAGCAGCAGGCCACAAAAATTCAAAATCAGCTTCGTAAAGATGTAATGCGCTACCGGTTTGGCCAGCCGGTGCACCTCGACAGCTCTCTGGAAAATCTGGGCCTCAGTCCCTCAGACGAGGAGTGCCCGGTGCTGAAGGGACTACGGGAAGAGGTGGTGGACGGAGCCTATGCGCTGGTTTTGGAATTCGACTCTGAGCACATCCCCCTGAGCACCTGGCAGGAGAAGGAGGAGCGGATTGGCAAGTTTTTTGGGCCTGGGATCCGAGCAGAGGTCGTCTCAGCCGGTCCCGACGAGGTCCATGTGTCGCTCATTACGCTACCCGAGGCGATCGCCGTCTCGTAG
- a CDS encoding chlororespiratory reduction protein 7 produces the protein MPDSIMFQNDDAYVVLETNQPEVILTEAELLEKLRSVLAAQGDDLPRELRKYSTLDEQARHLLETACDFDLGPGQFLQWYVVRLEKA, from the coding sequence ATGCCCGACTCGATCATGTTTCAAAATGACGATGCCTATGTTGTCCTGGAGACCAACCAGCCAGAGGTCATCCTGACGGAGGCTGAGCTGCTCGAAAAGCTGCGATCGGTGCTGGCGGCCCAGGGGGATGACCTGCCCCGCGAGCTGCGCAAGTACTCAACCCTCGACGAACAAGCCCGGCACCTCCTCGAAACCGCGTGCGACTTCGACTTGGGACCGGGCCAATTTCTGCAATGGTATGTGGTGCGGCTCGAGAAGGCCTAG
- a CDS encoding outer membrane beta-barrel protein, translating into MKLSLKSVAALSLLSALIAPAFLAGSASAKPAGMDRNYVGAGLAAGVTNGGQDGDAANLGGNIQGRFEVPNAPVSVRGAILFSDDTSAIMPIISYDVPVTNNANVYAGVGYSFVEANGEPSPLGNDDSVVLTTGVEAGVTKDIVVYGDAKWGINAYEDSEADALSFQLGAGYRF; encoded by the coding sequence ATGAAACTCTCTCTGAAATCCGTCGCAGCCCTTTCTCTTCTTTCCGCTCTGATCGCTCCCGCATTCTTGGCTGGCAGCGCCTCCGCAAAGCCCGCAGGCATGGATAGAAATTATGTTGGTGCTGGTCTTGCAGCCGGTGTCACCAACGGCGGTCAAGACGGAGATGCAGCCAACCTCGGCGGCAACATCCAAGGTCGTTTCGAAGTTCCTAATGCTCCTGTTTCCGTCCGCGGCGCTATTCTCTTCAGCGATGACACCAGCGCCATCATGCCCATCATTTCCTACGACGTCCCGGTGACCAACAACGCCAACGTTTACGCCGGTGTCGGCTACTCCTTCGTGGAAGCCAATGGTGAACCGAGCCCCCTCGGCAACGATGATTCTGTGGTCCTGACCACGGGTGTAGAGGCGGGTGTTACCAAGGACATCGTGGTGTACGGCGACGCGAAGTGGGGCATCAACGCCTACGAAGATAGCGAAGCAGATGCTCTGAGCTTCCAGCTAGGTGCTGGCTATCGCTTCTAA
- the sir gene encoding sulfite reductase, ferredoxin dependent, producing the protein MAKSSTQTPPAQKLSKVEGIKERSHFLREPVASELLLDTTHFSEDGVQILKFHGSYQQDNRDNRVKGQEKDYQFMLRTRSPGGFIPAQLYLTLDKLSDEYGNGTLRATTRQGFQIHGILKKNLKTVMAAIVRNMGSTLGACGDLNRNVMAPPAPFKNQVAYDYARTYANNVADLLTPQTGAYYEIWLDGEKVLSGEEAPEVKAARQRNGNGTLIASNEEPIYGTHYMPRKFKCAVTVPGDNSVDLFSQDVSLVVITNKKGKLEGFNVYAGGGLGRTHNKEETFARIADPIGYVDQADVYDLIKAIVATQRDYGDRANRRHSRMKYLLHDWGVEKFRQQVEGYFGKKIKPLKALPPFEYQDYLGWHDQGDGKLFFGLSIENGRVKDEGSFKLKTALRKIVETYQLPIYLTPNQNLLLCDIEPQQQREIQAILDRSGILKETEIDPLVRYSMACPALPTCGLAITESERILPSILERIRAVLAKVGLEQEHFVVRMTGCPNGCARPYLAELGLVGSAPNSYQVWLGADPHQTRLSAPYIERMAEDDLEATLEPLFVYFKQEQQQRPQPESFGDFCHRVGFDALRQFAATYQSAPAAPAATNGKSRPRVSLAPSTYERLKEAATTQGKPMTELVNEAIEAYLRDR; encoded by the coding sequence ATGGCCAAGTCTTCAACCCAAACTCCCCCTGCCCAAAAACTGTCGAAGGTAGAAGGCATCAAAGAGCGCAGTCACTTCCTGCGGGAACCTGTCGCTTCAGAGCTTCTCCTAGACACCACCCATTTTTCTGAAGATGGGGTGCAGATTCTCAAGTTTCACGGGTCTTACCAGCAGGACAACCGGGACAACCGGGTCAAGGGCCAGGAGAAGGACTACCAGTTCATGCTGCGAACTCGGAGTCCGGGCGGTTTTATTCCAGCCCAGCTCTATCTTACGCTCGATAAGCTGTCCGATGAATACGGAAATGGTACCCTCCGGGCCACAACTCGTCAGGGATTCCAGATTCACGGGATTCTCAAAAAGAACCTCAAGACGGTGATGGCAGCCATCGTGCGAAACATGGGTTCTACGCTGGGAGCGTGCGGCGATCTCAACCGCAACGTGATGGCGCCCCCCGCTCCCTTCAAAAATCAGGTGGCCTACGACTACGCTCGCACCTACGCGAACAATGTTGCCGATCTGCTGACGCCCCAAACGGGTGCGTACTACGAGATCTGGCTCGACGGTGAGAAGGTCTTGTCTGGGGAAGAGGCGCCGGAGGTCAAGGCCGCTCGTCAGCGCAACGGCAACGGCACGCTGATCGCGTCCAATGAGGAGCCGATCTACGGCACTCACTACATGCCCCGGAAGTTTAAGTGTGCGGTGACGGTGCCCGGGGACAACTCGGTGGACCTGTTCTCCCAGGATGTCAGCTTGGTGGTGATTACCAACAAGAAGGGCAAGCTGGAGGGCTTTAATGTCTACGCGGGTGGCGGCTTGGGACGCACCCACAACAAGGAAGAGACGTTCGCTCGGATTGCTGATCCCATCGGCTATGTGGATCAAGCAGATGTCTACGACCTGATCAAGGCGATCGTGGCGACTCAGCGGGACTATGGCGATCGCGCCAATCGTCGCCACTCCCGGATGAAGTACCTGCTCCACGACTGGGGCGTTGAGAAATTCCGCCAGCAGGTTGAGGGCTACTTCGGCAAGAAAATCAAGCCGCTGAAAGCGCTGCCGCCCTTCGAGTACCAAGACTACTTGGGCTGGCACGATCAGGGCGACGGCAAGCTGTTCTTTGGGCTGTCTATCGAGAATGGCCGGGTGAAGGACGAAGGATCCTTCAAGCTGAAGACGGCGCTGCGGAAGATTGTCGAGACCTATCAGCTCCCGATTTACCTGACGCCCAACCAGAATCTACTGCTGTGCGACATTGAGCCCCAGCAGCAGCGGGAAATCCAGGCGATTCTCGATCGCTCGGGCATTCTCAAGGAGACGGAGATCGATCCGCTGGTGCGCTACTCGATGGCGTGCCCCGCTCTTCCCACCTGCGGTCTGGCGATCACAGAGTCGGAGCGCATTCTGCCCAGCATTCTGGAGCGCATTCGGGCCGTGTTGGCGAAGGTGGGCCTGGAGCAGGAGCACTTTGTGGTGCGGATGACGGGCTGCCCCAATGGCTGCGCCCGACCTTATCTGGCGGAGCTGGGTCTGGTGGGCAGCGCGCCCAACAGCTACCAGGTTTGGCTGGGGGCTGATCCCCACCAGACTCGCCTGTCGGCCCCCTACATTGAGCGGATGGCCGAGGACGATCTGGAGGCAACGCTGGAGCCGCTGTTTGTCTACTTCAAGCAAGAACAGCAGCAGCGACCCCAGCCCGAGAGCTTCGGTGATTTTTGCCACCGGGTGGGCTTCGATGCGCTGCGGCAGTTCGCGGCGACCTACCAGAGCGCGCCGGCGGCACCCGCGGCGACCAATGGCAAGTCTCGGCCCCGGGTGAGCCTGGCGCCTAGCACGTACGAGCGTCTCAAGGAAGCGGCGACGACCCAGGGTAAGCCGATGACTGAGCTGGTGAATGAGGCGATCGAAGCGTATCTGCGCGATCGCTAG
- a CDS encoding 16S rRNA (uracil(1498)-N(3))-methyltransferase: protein MSQLQRIVLAADQLPGPQVQLTADQQHYLTRVLRLKAGDRFVALDGQGQGWNAQMVGTAEALLLESVGRSREVPIPIMLVAALPKGSGFDEVVRQATELGVSHIQPVLSQRTLLNPSPQKLDRWRKIAQEAAEQSERMQVPTIGAPVPFVEAIASISASHRYLCAARGEAPSLLTQLVGDRPQATSLCVAVGPEGGWTEAEIEAAIAAGYQPVSLGARILRAVTAPLAAIALMAALWETSAFPETPVAEGDASDGTFPISSASHP from the coding sequence GTGAGTCAGCTTCAGCGTATTGTTTTGGCCGCAGACCAGCTGCCAGGCCCCCAGGTCCAGCTCACGGCAGACCAGCAGCACTATTTGACGCGCGTCTTGCGGCTGAAGGCGGGCGATCGCTTTGTGGCGCTGGACGGCCAGGGCCAGGGGTGGAACGCCCAGATGGTGGGCACAGCGGAGGCCCTGCTCCTAGAGTCCGTGGGGCGATCGCGGGAAGTCCCGATCCCCATTATGCTCGTGGCGGCCCTCCCCAAGGGCAGCGGCTTTGATGAGGTGGTGCGGCAAGCCACCGAGCTGGGGGTCAGCCATATTCAGCCGGTCCTGAGCCAGCGCACCCTGCTCAATCCCAGCCCCCAAAAGCTCGATCGCTGGCGGAAGATCGCCCAAGAAGCCGCGGAGCAGTCGGAGCGGATGCAGGTGCCCACGATTGGCGCGCCCGTCCCCTTTGTGGAGGCGATCGCATCCATTTCGGCGTCCCACCGCTATCTGTGCGCGGCTCGGGGCGAGGCTCCCAGCTTGCTGACTCAGCTCGTAGGCGATCGCCCCCAGGCAACGAGTCTGTGCGTGGCGGTGGGGCCGGAGGGCGGCTGGACCGAGGCAGAGATCGAGGCGGCGATCGCCGCTGGCTACCAGCCCGTGTCCCTGGGCGCACGAATCTTGCGGGCGGTGACAGCTCCCCTAGCGGCGATCGCCCTGATGGCAGCGCTGTGGGAAACCAGTGCTTTTCCGGAGACCCCTGTCGCCGAGGGCGACGCCAGCGACGGCACATTTCCCATTTCTTCCGCTTCCCACCCCTGA
- a CDS encoding tol-pal system YbgF family protein, which translates to MTPLEQVAAALERQDYRTAAQHLKSLYAQSPDDPWVQLYVGRVQEGTGKAIAAEKIYRTLLKSTTLPKVITQARQGLQRLEAQEKARRQAAIAQATATPTDTSIGCLFLGPISNEQRQAAAQQFARIFQIDPYSARLMLSSRNWRLYRSGPIGELGFYGQELQAAGIPARWIALESLQSLRVFRVVAFTGIGPQATVKCQNEAGQLGLMAFQWAEVTQRVEGQLPIFESVVDIGAWGKLQRKEQTQDYAQICDLHLPGRGCVLRFGDYSYQFQEDGLFSQTASQQDFSTNRQRWNYLLKVLEPYLAHAPVAADFRAFAESCFEHAEILEALPSHIDLFRKQETLWDPAFQLYSGFLFQQ; encoded by the coding sequence ATGACCCCCCTTGAGCAGGTGGCCGCAGCCCTCGAGCGCCAAGACTACCGCACGGCGGCCCAGCACCTCAAATCTCTGTATGCCCAGTCCCCCGACGATCCCTGGGTCCAGCTCTACGTCGGGCGGGTCCAAGAGGGCACGGGGAAGGCGATCGCGGCGGAAAAAATCTATCGCACCCTGCTCAAAAGCACTACCCTGCCCAAGGTCATCACCCAGGCGCGCCAAGGCCTCCAGCGCCTAGAAGCCCAGGAAAAAGCGCGTCGCCAAGCGGCGATCGCCCAGGCCACTGCCACCCCCACCGACACGAGCATCGGCTGTCTCTTTTTAGGACCCATCAGCAACGAGCAGCGCCAGGCCGCCGCTCAGCAGTTCGCTCGGATCTTCCAGATAGACCCCTACAGCGCTCGCCTGATGCTGTCGAGCCGAAACTGGCGTCTCTACCGCAGCGGCCCCATCGGCGAACTCGGGTTCTATGGCCAGGAGCTGCAAGCGGCGGGGATTCCGGCCCGCTGGATTGCTTTAGAGAGCCTGCAATCTTTGCGGGTTTTTCGGGTCGTCGCCTTCACGGGCATCGGCCCCCAGGCGACCGTCAAGTGCCAAAACGAAGCCGGTCAGCTGGGGCTGATGGCCTTTCAGTGGGCAGAAGTCACCCAGCGCGTTGAGGGCCAGCTGCCCATCTTTGAGTCAGTGGTCGACATTGGGGCCTGGGGCAAGCTCCAGCGCAAAGAACAGACCCAAGATTATGCTCAAATTTGTGATTTACACTTGCCGGGGCGCGGCTGCGTTCTGCGTTTTGGGGACTACAGCTATCAGTTTCAAGAAGACGGCCTCTTTTCCCAGACAGCTTCTCAGCAAGACTTCAGCACCAATCGCCAACGCTGGAATTATTTGCTAAAAGTGCTCGAGCCCTACCTGGCCCACGCGCCCGTGGCCGCTGATTTCCGTGCCTTTGCCGAGAGCTGCTTTGAGCATGCCGAAATTTTGGAAGCGCTGCCGTCTCACATTGATTTGTTTCGCAAACAAGAGACGCTTTGGGACCCAGCGTTTCAGCTGTACAGCGGCTTTTTATTCCAACAATAA